One region of Diabrotica undecimpunctata isolate CICGRU chromosome 6, icDiaUnde3, whole genome shotgun sequence genomic DNA includes:
- the LOC140444086 gene encoding uncharacterized protein isoform X2 has protein sequence MVMAAPELVDGRDEDGFTPLHLAVIAGNMQLVTFLLANGANVNAVDNEKHTVVHWAAVCGETAALRAVLAAGAHVSTPDVHGGYPLHYAAQMCGGERDSNLGLQVLQTLLQHPEIKVSVTDVDKREPLLWAASAGSAKAVLALIRAGANVEAADKDGLTALHCAASRGHTDCMDTLLTLCGASVDIIDTNGCTALHYAVTLGHADATALLLAHGADPNRQDRKGRSPAHCGCAKGQFETVKLIGSHGANLWLRNARGDFPLHDAAASGRRELVRWLLEIRPSQVNARNNDGRCSLHMAALNDNADMCKILLDAGAQINPVLRTSKNVFMTPLDCALQRGYRSTAKYLQLHGGVPASRLSDPTKPQVDSALNLQIRDDVTFYGDTSSESERERAGGSKSDAKTVRKRVPHGRQEKKKVSVSGSESEKAKLSRQKSTEKPATSKSEDRKRTPSRIDYSNEITINGKTEVNISQSGEIVLDKESVQTQTSAKFVEKDRRPRSAKYSRLRDKSAQSSLNKETMISISSQASVSKIDHSTSTSEEAIDTVKEGKKIVTQAESSPPEKDIADEPKQLSGPMHDQHSLMSYTSEDVEEPKKEIVVEASIHPQPQVPSELEKEAPQPITQITSNVSILVETPRKETDTERANKEEKVVDTAEHEQKKEVSEQLEKSGVTAIDGKQKEGTGTNGKDLELELPQEIEVTQSDIKIEDESQPPSGDFAPQTDGTEGDSQQISKRIEGDTDIHKEAAQNEQVDLPLQAVSDQTDLQGSSKKEEQQVITTDKLDTVHEKDLTEIEKQSKVVEQTSPVTKLDETVLQPNELDQTHDSSEQKDILKESKKKSDEHASKSEETSLKKNGKIDQKKRIKDKTATEEKSKSRKIEKSETQSKVPKTRKQKEEDSKHLSDLSSYSEDEDHPERAHKSFRVLTDKELDEIDDTKRRKPRPKRDLSIEETRSKSLENKAKKDMAKRSKIPLFKSNLSKSDRHLNESYRETNLDTRIPSLPNIRDERHMIREPIRCDSNMSAPLLTSMLSDKDRDSISDLEDEKRNITKSKRFVKRRSKTREARSAGSDYESSNLIDSGFEPSPRSTRVPKWKNMTERGVNMTSVTQNIQTNIRRYHLERKIFQQLLELKRHQIRAGQHNEAVLVKRAIDAYHKSCASTVGVGRYIADDYTFKSFEKFLYEALRKLQRNNAEYMRGLPETPVNPLLCTKSTNRCMHAAHAYTGVPCAAYLPKMDHHSIPKIGFNSVECKPGTGGFLPTINPKKAVTLELTHGSDKQIISLPTNKLDQNKRYYVTFTVKGHDAPSDADNVNNNNNGSAHKHSKSD, from the exons ATGGTCATGGCTGCACCAGAACTGGTGGACGGAAGAGACGAAGATGGCTTTACTCCTCTACATCTAGCTGTGATTGCCGGGAATATGCAGTTGGTTACATTTCTTTTGGCAAATGGTGCTAACGTGAATGCTGTTGATAATGAGAAGCATACTGTTGTACATTGGGCTGcag TATGTGGAGAAACAGCAGCATTACGAGCTGTACTAGCAGCTGGGGCCCACGTTTCAACACCTGATGTCCATGGTGGCTATCCATTGCATTATGCTGCTCAGATGTGTGGTGGA gaAAGAGATTCAAACCTCGGCTTGCAAGTCCTCCAAACTCTTCTTCAACATCCAGAAATTAAAGTATCCGTGACAGACGTAGACAAGAGAGAACCCCTACTCTGGGCCGCCAGTGCTGGTTCTGCTAAAGCTGTGCTGGCTCTTATTCGAGCCGGAGCCAATGTCGAAGCGGCTGATAAAGACGGTTTGACAGCTTTGCATTGCGCAGCTTCCAGAGGACACACAGACTGTATGGATACTTTGTTGACTTTATGCGGGGCTTCCGTCGATATTATAGATACGAATGGATGTACAGCATTACACTATGCTGTTACTCTTG GTCACGCCGATGCGACCGCTTTATTGTTAGCTCACGGGGCAGATCCAAATAGACAAGACAGAAAAGGAAGAAGTCCAGCCCATTGTGGATGTGCCAAGGGTCAGTTCGAGACAGTcaaactaatag GTTCACATGGGGCCAACTTATGGCTTAGAAATGCTCGAGGCGACTTTCCTTTACACGATGCAGCTGCATCTGGTAGACGAGAGTTGGTGAGGTGGCTCTTGGAGATAAGACCCAGTCAAGTAAACGCAAGAAACAATGATGGTCGATGTTCTCTACATATGGCTGCTCTGAACGATAATGCAGATATGTGCAAG atCTTGTTGGATGCCGGTGCCCAAATCAATCCAGTTCTACGAACTTCCAAAAACGTTTTTATGACACCATTAGACTGCGCCCTACAACGAGGTTATAGATCTACTGCCAAATATTTACAGCTTCATGGAGGAGTACCAGCTTCTAGACTAAGCGATCCCACCAAGCCACAAGTAGATAGTGCCTTAAACCTGCAAATTAGGGACGATGTTACGTTTTATGGAGATACGTCTTCTGAAAGTGAAAGAGAACGAGCTGGTGGTAGTAAAAGTGATGCTAAGACAGTTAGAAAAAGGGTTCCTCATGGTAGGCAGGAAAAGAAAAAAGTATCTGTATCTGGAAGTGAGTCAGAAAAAGCAAAACTTTCAAGACAGAAGTCTACCGAAAAACCTGCTACCTCAAAAAGCGAAGACCGAAAAAGAACACCTAGTAGAATAGATTACAGTAACGAAATCACCATCAATGGAAAAACCGAAGTAAATATTTCTCAAAGTGGGGAAATTGTTTTAGATAAAGAATCAGTTCAAACGCAAACATCTGCTAAATTTGTAGAAAAGGACCGCAGGCCTAGAAGCGCTAAGTATAGTAGACTTAGGGATAAATCTGCCCAGTCGTCATTAAATAAAGAAACCATGATCAGTATATCAAGTCAAGCTAGTGTTTCTAAAATAGATCATAGTACCAGCACCTCTGAAGAAGCAATCGATACTGTAAAAGAAGGTAAAAAAATAGTAACTCAAGCTGAATCTTCTCCTCCTGAAAAAGATATCGCTGATGAGCCGAAACAATTATCGGGTCCAATGCACGATCAACACTCGCTGATGTCATATACAAGTGAAGATGTGGAAGAACCAAAAAAGGAAATAGTTGTTGAAGCGTCTATACATCCACAACCTCAAGTCCCGTCAGAACTAGAAAAAGAAGCACCACAACCAATTACTCAAATAACTTCCAATGTTAGCATTTTAGTAGAAACTCCAAGAAAAGAAACTGATACTGAAAGAGCGAATAAGGAAGAAAAAGTTGTAGATACGGCTGAACATGAGCAAAAGAAAGAAGTTAGTGAACAACTTGAGAAGTCAGGTGTTACTGCCATAGATGGCAAACAAAAAGAAGGGACAGGCACAAACGGCAAAGATTTGGAGCTAGAATTACCACAAGAAATCGAGGTAACACAAAGtgatataaaaatagaagatgAATCTCAACCACCTTCTGGAGATTTTGCACCACAAACAGACGGAACTGAGGGTGATAGTCAACAAATTAGTAAAAGAATTGAAGGTGATACAGATATTCATAAAGAGGCAGCTCAAAATGAACAAGTAGATCTTCCATTACAAGCAGTATCAGATCAGACAGATCTTCAAGGATCAAGTAAAAAAGAAGAACAACAAGTAATAACGACAGATAAACTTGATACTGTTCATGAAAAAGATTTAACTGAGATTGAAAAACAAAGTAAAGTTGTCGAACAAACATCTCCAGTAACTAAATTAGATGAAACTGTACTACAGCCTAATGAATTAGATCAAACACATGATTCCTCAGAGCAGAAAGATATTTTAAAAGAATCTAAGAAGAAATCTGACGAGCATGCCTCTAAATCTGAAGAAACAAGTTTGAAGAAGAACGGAAAAATAGATCAAAAGAAGAGAATTAAAGATAAAACTGCAACAGAAGAAAAATCTAAAAGTCGAAAAATTGAGAAGAGCGAAACTCAGTCTAAAGTACCaaaaacaagaaaacagaaaGAAGAGGATAGTAAGCATTTGAGTGATCTGTCAAGCTATTCAGAAGATGAGGATCATCCTGAAAGAGCTCACAAAAGTTTTCGAGTTTTGACTGACAAAGAATTGGACGAAATAGATGATACTAAAAGACGAAAACCTAGACCAAAAAGAGATCTCTCTATAGAGGAAACTAGATCGAAGTCTCTTGAAAATAAAGCTAAAAAAGATATGGCAAAACGAAGTAAAATTCCGTTGTTTAAAAGCAATCTATCTAAAAGTGATAGGCATTTGAATGAATCTTAtagagaaactaatttagataCACGAATTCCATCCTTACCCAACATCAGAGACGAACGTCACATGATTAGGGAGCCAATAAGATGTGATTCTAACATGTCAGCTCCTTTACTTACTTCTATGCTGAGTGACAAAGACAGAGACAGTATTTCCGATTTAGAAGACGAAAAGCGGAATATTACTAAAAGCAAGAGATTTGTAAAGAGGCGATCCAAAACCCGAGAGGCTCGAAGTGCTGGAAGTGATTACGAAAGCAGCAACTTGATTGACTCGGGGTTTGAACCTAGTCCAAGAAGTACTCGAGTACCAAAATGGAAGAATATGACAGAGAGAGGTGTAAATATGACTTCGGTGACACAGAATATTCAAACTAATATTAGAAG ATATCACCTGGAAAGGAAGATTTTCCAACAACTTTTAGAGCTAAAGCGTCACCAAATACGAGCTGGCCAACACAACGAAGCTGTTCTAGTTAAAAGAGCTATCGATGCGTACCACAAATCCTGCGCATCAACCGTTGGAGTGGGCCGATATATTGCCGACGACTATACGTTTAAGAGTTTTGAGAAGTTTCTGTACGAAGCATTAAGGAAGTTGCAGCGGAATAATGCTGAATATATGAGAGGACTACCAGAAACGCCAGTCAATCCTTTGTTATGTACGAAAAGTACTAACAGATGTATGCATGCTGCACATGCCTATACTGGCGTTCCTTGTGCAGCTTACT